tgtttcaattttttactCCCACCTTACACTAAAtagaatactaaaatttatttcagtctctgtctcagtcATAATCTTTCAGTTTCTCTCTTTCTACCAAACGCTATTTAAGAgactattaaaataataattttcctatatcaaaacaattttttaaacatGCCCTAATGATAATTAGGTTGGTGAGTGATGGTGTATGTACTAGAATTTAAGAACAGTACAACAACATTTCATGCTTAGAGGAATTGAAGTACATTAACAGTGGTCAAAATTTGCTAAACTCCAAATTGAACCGTGTTAATCACAAGTAGCCACAAAATCATCCAAACTcaaattatttacattattgCATGCCTGCAATACCTGCTTGTGAAACATATATATCGGCCAATTTTTGAGTAATGCTGCATgcctttgtaaatttttgtgtTTGTAATTTTCCATAACTATAtgtaattagtttttatttggAAGTAGTTGACTTTTAATACTTTGACATTTTGCTTCTCTGTTTGTTTTAGGTAAAGTTAATTACGTTGAGTTACTTATATATTATGCATTCTATTATGTAGGATTATACATAAGATTGAGATATTAATTTCTAGCTAGTTCACTTTacatttttttcagttttaattatTTGCATGCAAAAATATGATCAGCTTATTTTTGGTTATTCAAGACGAAATTCGAACTCTCGACATTTGTTTAAACAGATCAATAAACTGATCACTcgataaattaaaacttaatatatatattctgTTTCTGTTATTTTCTTCACAAAATGTTATTACAATGAACAgcttagtatattttttataatttacattcaaataagaaataaaaacagCAAAACAAGCCCTTACATAAACAATTTTtaggttaaaaaattaaagtaccATTCTGAGCATGTTTGGGAATCATAAGAAAAATAccgttttaaaaaaaatgtttgggtaaaatatttgaaaatagaTTACAATCCAAACTAATAATTTCAagctaaaaaaataacttataaatgAAAGCAAagcttattattatttattattattataataaatttgacCAATTTGACCTCAATTATAaagtatattaaatattaaaaatttatattatgtatatgtacaagtatatttttgcattttgtgctaaaatattatctttatttagAGAAATGGTTGCAATAAGAATCAAATATAATGTTAAACTTTTTATCTTAAAGTATCCGATATTATGTTATAAAAGTATCTcaccttaaaaaatatataaattgttCGATGAAAATAGATGAatgatgattttataaattaaatgtaGTAGCAATATAATTAAGGAGTAAGGCTAGGAACAAAATCCTACATATATTACCATATAGTAAAGGAAGAATAAGGTCATATATATGCCACCATacttaacatttttcacataCAGTTACAAAGACCACTTCAATATTTCAAATTAGTTAGATTCTGTTCAAAAGTTAATCTTTGTCATTTATCTCTTCTTATCATTAATTATTTGTACTATATATGCTAAATAAAAATGCCACTTCAAAAGTATTAACCCTAGCATATAGGAAAAGCTATGTTAGATGATAGTTATTGTGGCTTAAGCTAATTAATTGAGCCGAGCCATTAATAAGCATACAATAATACAAATAGATTCATACAAAATTAAGGGCGGTCAAATTTTGTCTTCTTAGAAAACGAAGAACTAATGGGCATTTGCAACGTTAAATCACATCACCaaactcaaatattttatttatttaattgataaaaagtttaattatagCTTTTTATTGACGTATTGGAATTTAGTAGtagttgatgaatgatgatagAATGATTTATGGGCTCCACTTCTTCATAAGATTTGTCCTCTCTATTGTTCCCATTTACCCTTATTGCTTTCATCATACATTTTGTTATATGTTACAATTAgggaatataataatattaataataatttggtgcaatttaaatttaatataagtGAAATTGAGATGGCTATATTGTCCTATTATTGAAGACGTGGTCCATTTGAATTAGGACTAATCACCTAAATAATGCGTCCTTGAGATTCCTTAGTTCCCttcttgtcaatttttgttGAGAGTAAATTTGTACTTTAGTAGGTTGATCTATGCCATAGAGCATAGAATCATACGTGGTACATTATATTGTAATTAACTAACTATATGTGTAATGTTGCTGGCTACTAATAACTACTTTAAATTTAGATGAACAGTGCTATAATATGTTTCAAATACTTTAAGCTTTTATTTATCATCAAATCCATTCCAATaatgtttctttaatttatagGATGAAAGTTTTACTGCTAACTAATAGTCATcaatatttatacatatatgataattatcagaatgattattaatttattattatatgaagtggctaaatatataataagggtggttaattaataataatggaGGGAATCCTATGAATTCAAAATGGGGTTTAGCTATAGGAATGTGTGGAGCCAATACTTATTTTGCATTAGTATACTTCAAGTCTTCAACTGAGTTAGGGGTAGCAAATGGATAGAGTTTGTCTTGATTCGTTTttcatttataattattaattagtgaAGTAGTCttaaatttctattttgtttCACCTAATGATAGATTGGTGGGTTGGGGAGTCAAGCccatcaatttttatttttttattattaaatattaaaaaatatataattttaaatatctaataaatataatcattaaccaaaagttttaaaatttaatttatcactAGATGTGAGATTTTTGCAATCTAAAAAGGACTTATCTTAATCTGAGATGGTAGTTTGAGAGACATTGTAAGTAAAATAGATTGTTTGGATGTTCTACACTTTTTGCATGATTCGAATAATGAGTACACGTCTAAAGTTgttgatttaatttataaaattcagAAATTTTGATCAAGATCTTGATATGTTCAAGTCAATTGGATAGCTAGAAAAGCAAATAAAACAGTGGATTTGATAGTTAGATATAGAACAAGAAGTAATCCCAATCATGTGATTTGGTCAAAGCTTAGTAATGTTCTTTAACAAATCATCAGTTTTGATTTAAGATaggtattttttgtgttttttttttttgtttgaacacaaaaaaaattaaccaaaatttttaaaataaactaataaaatggCAAACCTAATGAATAAATTCGTTTCACTATATTAAAACTCGTCAAAATCCGTAAATTAGACCGTACGAATTAAGcaaacttttttattataacaattttaaatttttaatttattctattttttttaacgaATTATGCAAAATGATCTAACGAGTTTGGACCAGTTTGTCATCCTCCTTTAACATGCATGTTTTCAATTGGGAGAGTGTCTTGTAGAGCTCCTAAAGAACTCTCATGTGTGTTAATTACTCCAAGTCTCCAACAAAAAATTATCCGGATATGTCCTTTATTTTAAAGAGAGTTCTATGGTATGAATGGCATTAAACATTCATACTTATGAATATTATATGGACATTTTTTTTGCAGATGTACTGTACAATGTAAGAAAATTAATACGTATAATAAAATGCTAATTATTTTTGGCAAATTAGAGCTAATGGATaagttgtaatttttttttgtgtatgtGGTTATGACTGCATTTTGAGTTTGGGTCACCATTTTTTATGCAACTGTACAgaaataaattttgttgtgaataaaaacaagtcaaagaaagcattaaaaaaaataggctAATGTGTTTTTGGATTTGTTtggataatttaattttttaattttcaaggAATGTGGCTAAGtttttctaacaaaaaaaattatatacaaattaatatctttattcggatgaataaaaatataaatgaaaagtgttaaatatctttatttatttattttttaacgtctttcataaatattataataaattgcaTACTCATAAAGATTTGATTTACATTATTAATATGACATATGTAATGTTTAAAAGAAATTCTCTATTTTTATAGTTCACTAAAACTATGAAAATTTAAGCTATATAAATAATTGCTAAtaacaacataataaaaaataacattcaaaaaataataaaatattatttttctatcttaTTAGTAACATACAtcacatatttatttatttatttatttaagttaaatataaaaataatgcattgcatccttttgtttttttttttgatataaAGATGGGCTAGCAAAGCCCAaatccttttgttttttttgttcatttaacAATATACAATCCCTTGCATTTTATAAGAATACCAtgacaaataaaaaagagttaGAGAAACTTAGTCATATTCTCTAGAAATTAAACAATCAGATTACCGAAACAAATCTAAAAACACATTAGcccattttctttttaatgctattttgaCTTGTTTTTATCtataacaaaatttgtttctgCACACTTACATAAAAAATGGTGATTCAAGTCCAAAACCCAGTCATGGTCACATACACAAAAAGAAATACAACTTGCCCATTAGCCtcaatttgtcaaaaataattagCATCTCATtacatttattaatttttttacattgtgcatTACATTTACAAAACCACTGCTACACCCTGAAATGTTATTGCTATCCAATTAGCTGAACCTGTAAGCATAAACAATCTAAACGTGTTCATCGACCAAGATGTTCACATAATATGTGGATGTTTAATGCCATCCACACCATAAAACTCCCCTTATTTTAAACCGCTAAAATTTGTATATGAAAAAATGACATTACTTGAATAACCCACTAGACCCTTTATAAGTTTGAAAATACACTTTATAAGGTCTTGTACTAATTATTTgggataagtatgattttgatcCCCAACGTAGAGagtgaaaatttatttcgttttCGGCCTTTTTTACTCTAAAATGGTCTTCAaggtttcagtttgttttaaaatcgtccttcaGACGAAAATACCCTTCTCTCTTcacccaaaatcaaccaaaatcaaccactaccaccaccagaacagaaccaccaccaccaccaccaccacattatcatcatggtcatcatcatcatcatccatcatcatcatcatcatcataacagaaccaccaccaccactagaacccaccaccaccaccaccaattttaaaatcatcatggtcatcatcatcatcataaatCCACAACAATATTCCACAACAAAAAtttcagcaacaacaatattccacaacaaatttgacaaaaaatccAGAAATTTCACAAACAAATCCAGttcacagaagaagaagaaagaagaagaagaagaattggtgGTGCGGTGGTGCGGCGGAAGAAGAAGAGGTGGGGCGGCGGCAGCGAAGAGCGGCGGCGTCCATGAAGACCGATGGCGGCGGCNNNNNNNNNNNNNNNNNNNNNNNNNNNNNNNNNNNNNNNNNNNNNNNNNNNNNNNNNNNNNNNNNNNNNNNNNNNNNNNNNNNNNNNNNNNNNNNNNNNNNNNNNNNNNNNNNNNNNNNNTATTTctatccctttctttctttttttttttttattttttttttattatactttttttaatgAGGGGTAgttggtaataaaaaaattagtaaaaaggataattttaaaacaaactgaaattTTGGAGACCATTTTAGAGTGAAAAAAAGGCTGtggacgaaataaattttcagcctttacgttagggaccaaaatcatacttatccctaattatttttatacaacTCAACTGCgaattaatctttaatttatcaaaaataccataaaaattagtattatataaaaatatttcaaaaatgaTAACATgcattagtaattttttttctttttcaaattccataatctttaattaaattcgccattttcatattttaaaaatatataagataaCATACAGCGAATATTATATACGTCAATATATGGTAAGATAAAAatgtttagaaaaaaaaattaatatttaatataaaaataaaacattttaaacattaaaatgaaattataatttagtagaaaaattaagaatgaaaagtattttattcttgaataaaataaaataaaatagaagaaattcaagtgcagtcgactttacgtgaagttgatacttgaGAATCATTAGATGAtttaattgatttgactaaattttaatCTAACAGCTCTTAACTATCAACTTACATGAAATTGACTATACCTGAATTTTTACCAAATAAAATACGTATCCAAATAGGGATGAGCACGTATAGTGGGTATCCAATTAACCGTTCGAATCCAAACCGAACCAATTAAATTTGTTTTGGAACCAACGGATAATCGGGTCCAACTTGAACCAAACCAATGACCTTTATTAGTAATTGGTTCAGATATCGGTTCTGGGAGTAGGTAACTCGAACTAACCCACGAACCcgatcatatattaattaaataaaaaaaataaaaaatatatatgacttTTCTATTTGATAATGATTATTCACTATTAATATGTTTGGATTTtaataagtttaatttttaatgtatttgatgtttaatatgtttgaattatttttattgatgttacatgtttattatacttgttgaatttttaagataaaaatttattttttttataaattttaaaatcatcggATATCCAATTACCCGAACCGAATCAAtcaatttttaatcaatttgatttaattcgaatacatatacaaaaatttataaattaaaaccaaatcaaatcaattacttttttattcGATTCTAATTTTACTGTAAACTTAAACTAAACCGACCGTGCTCACCcgtatatccaaacataaatgGTGGTCGTTGGATGCTGCTACACATGAAAACGAGGAATAACCGAATAAGACACATCATATTATTCTCTGCCCCTTAATCTCGACCGTACAATAATCATATCGGGAAAAGGTAATCAACATCAACggtcacaattcattcaacagtcAACACTCCtacaatctctctctctctctctccattttGCACCTTCCAAGTTCCAAACACTGCAGAAAACTCCACGAATCAACAATGGCGGATCCAGTTCTTCACCCAGACACTACAAACCCTCTTCATCACCATCAAACACAACCTCTCAAAGAGATCGCCATTGACTACACACCAGAAGCATGCTCTCACTGCCCTAATTCCAACACCATCACCCTCACCTTCGATCACCGCGGCGGCGCCAGGTGGCGCACCACCACTCGCTTCCACTATGGCACCTTCAGCTCCCTCATCCAGTGCCCTAAGGGTAACACCAATGGCCTCAACTTCAACCTCTACCTCTCTTCCTTAGAAGgtatatatgtaattatatatatatgcttttttttttacactGATTTATGATTTCAAAGTTTGATCTAATAGATTTTTGTATAATTACTTTTCAAATTACACGTCTGACGATATCTTATATTGCTAAGTATCAAAGTTAATAATTTTGATACTACAATTTGATTCTAATAGCTTATACTACAAGTTATGTGATTGGATGATAGTATAGAATACTTAGAGAATTGGATCTTGGAGAAGGAAGTAAGGGTTAATTACTCTTGCATAATTGGTGAAACATGCTTTGAGTTCTTGCTATAGATCAAGGATtataaagtttaatttgttattttactTAGTGAAGTTGTTTAGAaatatttctttattatttaagccataaataaaatttgtttttaatattcttATCTTTCTATATTATGTATCTATGCTGTTAGTTACGTTTTCTCCTATTATGTTATGCAGGTGAAAAGTCCCAAGATGAGATAGATTTTGAGTTCTTGGGTAAGGATAGGACCATTGTGCAGACAAACTACTTCAGTGGTGGCAATGGCAACAAGGAGAAGATTCACCATCTGGGTTTTGATGCCTCTGATGGTTTTCATGAGTATGTGATCAAGTGGAGTTATGATGTGATAGAGTGGCTCATTGATGGGAAGGTAGtcagaagagaggagaagaaagaagggaaagGGTTCCCTCAGAAGCCTATGTTCTTGTATGCTTCCATTTGGGATGCAAGCTGCATTGATAATGGGAGGTGGGCAGGGAAGTATGATGGGAGTGATGCACCTTATGTTTGTCTCTATAAAGACATTCATGTCCCTACTAGCACTGCAGTTAAATGATCTTGTGATCTATGATGATCCGGTCTTAAAAGCTTTGTATTCTGTCTTCAATTTGATTCAGCTTTGTATATTACTTCTCCTGTCCAAAAATATTAGTCACTTTTGGGATGTATTTAGATGCAATTTTTTTGTCTAAATACATTCcaaaagtgttttttttttttcaaaggagGAAGTATGTTGTTGCTTGATTTGGTATGCTTTATTGCATATCTTTACCTTGCTGCTCCTGAGCTTCAATAATTGAGGAATGTGTTAAGCTAtcattatattattcattaacCATTGTAAAAACTTTGTTGAATTGATATCATATGTATCAATGACTTGGATAATGTCATTGAATACTAACCCCGCTTTACTAGAATAAAGTTCTATTGTTGTTACTTGTGCTATAGTGCTATACACCTATACCATGATCCAAGGATAAATGATGTAAAATACCAGCTGAATGTATGTGCTTTTTTGGGATTTAGTTACATTATGAACTATTGAGTTCAATAAACAGTAATGAAGGGGcaattttgttgattttctaGCTTCTGTTCTTTTACCCGGATTTGATGCTACTTAGTACTTGGAATGGGTTAAATCTCTAGCTGTTGCTTGCATATTGCCTTGGTGTTATGGTAGTCTTCCATTTGAGCTTTGGCTCAATGGTTGCCTCTGAATTGAGGAACATAATGAGAATTATGATATCAGttttaatataatatctaaattttaacTCTATTTGCCATAACATGAGTAATCTCACACATTGATAATATGATTGAATTTagcaaaactttatttttattttattagaaatagaACCTTTCAAGCTGAAATCTGAAAACTTCAAATTATGGAGTCTTATTCTCAATATAGTTATCTGATATTGAGATTTTGTTAGGATAGATCATTCTGAAATTTTATGTAACATCTCATCTCAGCTTTACCATCAAACTATTTCAATGACAATGAGTAGTTCTCcatatttacaaagaaaaacttcatgaaaacataaagagaactaaaagaaagataaaagaaaacaaatatgGGATATGctctgcattaaaaaaaaaaaaacaccattAGAACCATTGGAGCACTTAGtcatgttttttcttttgttagacAAGCCTACATAATAGAATATGAAACTAGTCTTCTTCCTTTACCTTCAAATCCCTCCATCCAAAACGTTGTTGAAGAATTTGACTTAGCAATGCATCTGACAGATCAACTAATAAGAAAGAAAGTGGTTATGAATTGAACAATTTTCAACTAGACTTAAACGAAACCTGGCGTTTGACTCTGACAAGTTGCTTCATACATCAAATGTAGATGCAGTTAATAGTTCTGATTATATTACATTGTATGACTTGGCTGCAGTAACTATACATacaagaaattttgaaaatcatgcTTATGCTCATTTTTTCTCCACAAGATTCTTAAACTCCAATTAAGGTCAGGATTATGGTAAGTTGGTAACGGTCAAGGATGCGGCTGCGCTGCGATTACGAGTATGGACACTTTGCTGAGTTTTCAAATCCATATGCCGAACATATTTTAGATACCACACTCATCGATATTTGTCTGATATTTTTGGTATCTAACTGtgttctaataaaaaataaaaaatcattcgCCGACATATTTGAATACACCTAAATATTATTacgaaaaataattaaaatattaatttatattttaatattatcattaccaattatataaaaaatactttatattttatatatattttctattcttatatctaaaaatttataatttgagtaTCCATATCATATGGTATCTCATGTTATTGTGCATCATAGATAATTGTAGATATTGCGGAATACAACTGTAAatgaattttgattgatttaAGTAGGTAATGTCAAAGATTAGGTTGGTGGATTCCTAGTCACCTACATTTCTTTGAGCAAAATTGTATTAACAATTTACATGTTTTCTGTAAGcatattgacaaaaaaaaaagactttgATTCAGTTAACTAAGAATTGATGGAGCAGGGAAAGAAATGAAATAGTAGTTGAATTTGTTTTCTATGTCGTCATTTACATTTCATTAGCTTTCTAATGTGGAATCTGTAGAACTAAGATGTAAGAAGCATATTCACTTCAGGCTGTTAATGTTTGCGCCCCATTTCTCTTTGTATTAGATTCTAAATAGCCTCTCAAATTGATTGTATGCGTTAAAATAgtcaataaatttaaattttgttaattatatttttaaaattgacaaaaatatattatattaatttttcaaattttttatcaattaactCATGCGATtaacataatatatttttaaaaaatactatttgttttttaaaattcaatctttagtcagtcttttaaaaatttaatattatttaattaatttaaatatttattttcacgtatcaattatttaaaaaataaaaaattttatttattattttttatttttaaaaattgaataaaaaataatatttaaaaaatatttaattatacgGTATAGGTTtaccaattttaaaaactattttaacaCAAACGGATAATCTCAATAATTATTTTAGGACTCGACTCGATTATTAAACTATTGAACTTGTTCCTTGTTCGTTTGAAAAGCTGGTGATGTCAAGAAATTGTTTGTAatttgacaaataaaataatttaacaagGGAAAAAAATTTTCCCCCATTCCTTAACAACTTCGCTAGTAGGTTATGACAGAAGGATTTgtatcctctaaagtttgaatttcactttaaaaaataaagtgtgattttATATCTTTGAATagtttttctttcatatttattcttggtcccACCTATAAAATCAATGGTGAGaaatcacactttattttctaaagtaaaattcaaattttagagaaTCCAAATTCACGACAGAATAAGTACTTTGTTGTcactcaattaaataataaacgTACTTTGTCAGAGTTCCAAGTGTTACGTTTATGGTGATGTCAATAGATTTTAATTAAGGTGAGACTTTTGTTTTGTTATCATAATCCATCCACCTAAAgataggagaaaaaaaaaagggttcatcagttttagataaaaataaattatgccACCATATACCTGAGTAATAAGATTTATCTTAGGAGATAAGACTAGTTAAAGGCCATGGTTTTCAAacatcattttattattatattttttactacAAAATTGGCAAAAACTCAATACATTTGACCATATCCTAAAGTGGCCAGACTTCTTTCCCTGACTATAGAACTTTATTTTTTGCAACTAACATAAGATTAATCTTGTTTTATCCATATAACTTggatagattttgaaataaaattgagAAGATCGCTACAAATTAgtctaaaataatcaaatttttggtaattatttttatagaaaaattttttaattaattattatcttcCACTAAAAGATTAATTAGttgaatatttttgtaattaaattatcataaaGTCAAAATCTATAtctaaagtaaaatataaagcCTGAATTTATAGATGGTATTGGTATTTGATTGAATTTATACAGAGTTGATcgtaatttaatatttattaataaattaacttaTGTATCAAGATACGTATATTGATATaagtgaattatgaattatCCTCTCTCTACAATATGTGTGACTGTGTGTCTCCAAAtttctgttaaaaaaaaaaaaagagatttgaagaatcaACTAACTACCATAAAAACCGTTTGATATGAGTGGGTCAACTCACTGAAAAGTGGACCCCATGAAAATGATTCTCAAGGTGTAAGAGATTTAACCTTCTTCTTCCACAAATCCACTTCGATTATTCCATACCACAATATTTTTCCAAGTactcataaatcataattattctctctcttcttttttttatctcttgtTAGAACTTGTGGGGTTGTGACTTgtctactatatatatatatatataatgttttttttttcaatttttgaaaagttctTGTGTTCTTAATTTGTCATTTGTTTTTGTGTAATATATATGTTTGTATTATGTTAAGATTGATGTCATGGGGAGTTCAGGTACGAAC
This sequence is a window from Arachis duranensis cultivar V14167 chromosome 2, aradu.V14167.gnm2.J7QH, whole genome shotgun sequence. Protein-coding genes within it:
- the LOC107475873 gene encoding probable xyloglucan endotransglucosylase/hydrolase protein, producing the protein MADPVLHPDTTNPLHHHQTQPLKEIAIDYTPEACSHCPNSNTITLTFDHRGGARWRTTTRFHYGTFSSLIQCPKGNTNGLNFNLYLSSLEGEKSQDEIDFEFLGKDRTIVQTNYFSGGNGNKEKIHHLGFDASDGFHEYVIKWSYDVIEWLIDGKVVRREEKKEGKGFPQKPMFLYASIWDASCIDNGRWAGKYDGSDAPYVCLYKDIHVPTSTAVK